One Brassica napus cultivar Da-Ae chromosome C9 unlocalized genomic scaffold, Da-Ae chrC09_Random_24, whole genome shotgun sequence genomic window carries:
- the LOC106423173 gene encoding LOW QUALITY PROTEIN: uncharacterized protein LOC106423173 (The sequence of the model RefSeq protein was modified relative to this genomic sequence to represent the inferred CDS: inserted 4 bases in 3 codons; deleted 1 base in 1 codon; substituted 1 base at 1 genomic stop codon), with protein sequence MEDSSTRSQKKRRSFKETTKKHLSKEQEKELPNCLVSLKKSLHCKSELSDVHDLKSTKHLTTISTKRNLPRHLRRRMWGRLSGCSRSIANLKDVIHGSKRHFEKPPISGSPRSIGSNEFLNPMTHEVILSSSTCEIKITGVGDMASPAEQRNPAEEEINGPRLLLGCXAGTPMNYLNHSPSYRSQARRKVEGLGFHTKRRVSLEINRDSATNGGRSSVSCNKCGEHFNILEXCEAHHFSKHAVTELVEGDSSRKIVEIICRTSWLKSENQCGKIDRVMKVHNMQKKLXKIREYGETAKIRASKLQKKHPRCLADGNELLRFHGTTVACGLGINGTTSVCTAXKCCVCRIIRNGFSAKREKNNNGVGVFTASTSGRAFESVLNNEGDVDRTVRKVLMCGRVVAGRVHRPVENVEEMNGLMMSGFDSLAGKGGLYTNVEELYLLNPRALLPCFVIICKP encoded by the exons ATGGAGGATTCAAGCACAAGAAGCCAAAAGAAAAGACGAAGCTTCAAAGagacaacaaaaaaacatttatccaaagaacaagaaaaagaacttcCCAACTGTTTGGTCTCTCTCAAGAAATCTCTCCACTGTAAATCCGAACTATCTGATGTCCACGACCTCAAATCTACAAAACACCTCACCACAATCTCCACCAAGAGAAATCTCCCGCGTCACCTCCGCCGGCGGATGTGGGGGAGGTTATCGGGATGTTCGAGATCGATAGCGAATCTCAAAGACGTAATACATGGAAGCAAACGGCATTTCGAGAAACCGCCGATAAGTGGTAGTCCACGTTCTATTGGAAGCAACGAGTTTCTCAATCCCATGACTCACGAAGTCATCCTCAGTAGCTCCACTTGCGAGATTAAGATCACCGGCGTCGGAGACATGGCTTCACCCGCCGAGCAACGGAATCCGGCGGAGGAGGAAATAAACGGTCCACGACTTTTGTTGGGATGCTGAGCCGGAACGCCGATGAATTATCTGAACCATTCGCCTTCTTACAGAAGCCAAGC gaggaggaaggtAGAAGGGTTAGGGTTTCACACAAAGAGGAGAGTTTCTTTGGAGATTAACAGAGACTCCGCCACTAACGGTGGCAGATCCTCGGTTTCATGCAATAAATGTGGTGAACATTTCAATATACTTG CCTGCGAAGCTCATCATTTCTCAAAACACGCAG TGACAGAGCTCGTTGAAGGCGATTCATCAAGAAAAATCGTGGAGATAATCTGTAGAACGAGCTGGTTAAAGTCCGAAAATCAATGTGGGAAAATCGACCGAGTCATGAAAGTGCACAACATGCAGAAAAAATT CAAGATTCGAGAATACGGAGAGACGGCGAAGATCAGAGCTAGCAAGCTCCAGAAAAAGCATCCCAGATGTCTCGCCGACGGCAACGAGCTGCTCAGGTTCCACGGCACCACC GTCGCTTGCGGTTTAGGGATAAACGGAACGACGAGTGTCTGCACGG GAAAATGCTGCGTCTGCCGGATTATACGGAACGGATTCTCGGCTAAACGGGAGAAGAATAACAATGGGGTTGGTGTCTTCACGGCGTCCACGAGCGGGAGAGCGTTTGAGTCGGTTTTGAACAACGAGGGAGATGTTGATCGGACGGTGAGGAAAGTGTTGATGTGTGGTAGGGTTGTGGCTGGGAGAGTTCATCGACCGGTGGAGAATGTGGAGGAGATGAATGGGTTGATGATGAGTGGGTTTGATTCTTTGGCTGGGAAAGGTGGGTTGTATACAAATGTCGAGGAGCTTTATTTGCTTAATCCGAGAGCTTTGCTTCCTTGCTTTGTGATTATCTGCAAACCCTAA